A region of Streptomyces sp. WMMC500 DNA encodes the following proteins:
- a CDS encoding iron-siderophore ABC transporter substrate-binding protein, with protein sequence MRRLLLTAAVATAATLTLAACGTTEDAADDDDKGGAGKGAAQPITLTDATGKKVTLEDGPATKVVGTEWNVVEHLVSLGVDPVGVADVKGYNTWDSAVPLTNEPKDIGVRGEPSIDTIAALNPDLIVATSDLPQSAVKQLGERTPVLTLRSADAADPIGQMTENLDLIAEATGTTDRAEELKKEFDAKLADGKKALDDAGLGGGNVAFADGYVVSNQVSVRPFTSGSLLGAVNERLGLKNAWDVEGDKDYGLGSTDVEGLTKLPDDTQFVYIANKDDDSSTPFTEGGELAGDSVWKSLPFVKAGDVHRLDDGIWMFGGTESMNQYVDGLVGVLSK encoded by the coding sequence ATGAGACGCCTCCTGCTGACCGCGGCGGTCGCCACCGCCGCGACGCTCACCCTGGCCGCCTGCGGCACCACCGAAGACGCCGCGGACGACGACGACAAGGGCGGCGCCGGCAAGGGCGCCGCGCAGCCGATCACCCTGACCGACGCCACCGGCAAGAAGGTCACGCTCGAAGACGGCCCCGCCACGAAGGTCGTCGGCACCGAGTGGAACGTGGTCGAGCACCTCGTGTCCCTCGGCGTCGACCCCGTCGGCGTGGCCGACGTCAAGGGCTACAACACCTGGGACTCCGCCGTCCCGCTCACCAACGAGCCCAAGGACATCGGCGTCCGCGGCGAGCCCAGCATCGACACCATCGCCGCGCTCAACCCCGACCTCATCGTCGCCACCAGCGACCTGCCGCAGTCGGCCGTCAAGCAGCTCGGCGAGCGCACCCCCGTGCTCACCCTGCGCTCCGCCGACGCCGCCGACCCCATCGGCCAGATGACCGAGAACCTCGACCTCATCGCCGAGGCCACCGGCACCACCGACCGGGCCGAGGAGCTGAAGAAGGAGTTCGACGCCAAGCTCGCGGACGGCAAGAAGGCGCTCGACGACGCCGGTCTGGGCGGCGGGAACGTCGCCTTCGCCGACGGCTACGTCGTCTCCAACCAGGTCTCCGTCCGCCCGTTCACCAGCGGCTCGCTGCTCGGCGCGGTCAACGAGCGGCTGGGTCTGAAGAACGCCTGGGACGTCGAGGGCGACAAGGACTACGGCCTCGGCTCCACCGACGTCGAGGGCCTGACGAAGCTCCCCGACGACACGCAGTTCGTCTACATCGCCAACAAGGACGACGACTCCAGCACCCCGTTCACCGAGGGCGGCGAGCTGGCGGGCGACTCGGTCTGGAAGTCGCTGCCGTTCGTGAAGGCGGGCGACGTCCACCGGCTGGACGACGGCATCTGGATGTTCGGCGGCACCGAGTCCATGAACCAGTACGTCGACGGCCTCGTCGGCGTGCTGAGCAAGTAG
- a CDS encoding alpha/beta hydrolase, giving the protein MDTHTLETPEADLVYDVRGPLPPAGGRPPLLLIGQPMDASGFRALAAQFPDRTVVTYDPRGLGRSTRKDGRVDHSPRTQAEDVHAVIAALGAGPVELFGSSGGAVTALALVAAYPGDVTTLVAHEPPVIPALPDAGAAERARQGVTDAYHAKGWGTGMAAFMALGAWRGEFTDAYFAQPAPDPAAFGMPAGDDGNRDDPLLSDRSYAVTDYRPDPAALAAAPTRVVIAVGEESGDTFTARTARGTAALLGQEATVFPSHHGGFLDAEFGYAGQPEAFGAKLREVLDAGA; this is encoded by the coding sequence ATGGACACCCACACACTGGAGACCCCCGAAGCCGACCTCGTCTACGACGTGCGCGGCCCGCTGCCCCCCGCCGGCGGCCGCCCGCCCCTGCTGCTCATCGGCCAGCCCATGGACGCCTCCGGCTTCCGCGCGCTGGCGGCGCAGTTCCCGGACCGGACGGTCGTCACGTACGACCCCCGCGGCCTCGGCCGCAGCACCCGCAAGGACGGCCGGGTCGACCACTCGCCGCGGACGCAGGCCGAGGACGTGCACGCCGTCATCGCGGCGCTGGGCGCGGGCCCGGTCGAGCTGTTCGGCAGCAGCGGCGGCGCGGTGACGGCGCTGGCGCTGGTGGCCGCGTACCCCGGGGACGTGACCACGCTCGTCGCGCACGAGCCGCCGGTCATCCCGGCGCTCCCGGACGCCGGGGCCGCGGAGCGGGCGCGGCAGGGGGTCACGGACGCCTACCACGCCAAGGGCTGGGGCACGGGCATGGCGGCGTTCATGGCGCTGGGCGCGTGGCGGGGCGAGTTCACCGACGCCTACTTCGCGCAGCCCGCGCCCGACCCGGCGGCCTTCGGCATGCCGGCCGGCGACGACGGCAACCGCGACGACCCGCTGCTCTCGGACCGCTCCTACGCCGTCACCGACTACCGCCCGGACCCGGCCGCGCTCGCCGCCGCGCCGACGCGCGTGGTCATCGCGGTGGGCGAGGAGTCCGGCGACACGTTCACGGCCCGTACGGCACGCGGCACGGCCGCGCTGCTGGGGCAGGAGGCGACGGTCTTCCCGAGCCACCACGGCGGCTTCCTCGACGCGGAGTTCGGCTACGCGGGGCAGCCGGAGGCGTTCGGCGCGAAGCTGCGGGAGGTCCTCGACGCGGGCGCGTGA
- a CDS encoding metalloregulator ArsR/SmtB family transcription factor, with translation MTAPAGPAVVCAALGEPTRWAILTRLGEGPMSASALAKVMPVSRQAIGKHLDVLREVGLVESEQRGREIVYVAVGARLGALARELERIGRTWETRLLRIKELAERPDSDPPPHR, from the coding sequence GTGACCGCGCCCGCCGGCCCCGCCGTCGTGTGCGCCGCGCTCGGCGAGCCGACGCGCTGGGCGATCCTCACCCGCCTCGGCGAGGGCCCGATGTCGGCGTCTGCGCTGGCCAAGGTCATGCCGGTCAGCCGGCAGGCCATCGGCAAGCACCTCGACGTGCTGCGCGAGGTCGGTCTCGTGGAGTCGGAGCAGCGCGGCCGGGAGATCGTCTACGTCGCCGTGGGCGCCCGGCTGGGCGCACTCGCCCGGGAGCTGGAGCGCATCGGAAGGACCTGGGAGACCCGCCTGCTGCGCATCAAGGAACTCGCCGAACGCCCGGACTCCGACCCGCCCCCGCACCGCTGA
- a CDS encoding ABC transporter ATP-binding protein, translated as MRAGESTPTAAGPRGHALSAADVTVAYDGVDVVHDASLRLRPGEVTALVGPNGSGKSTLLRTLARLQRPRRAHLVIDEDTDGFALSTRHFARHVALLTQGRPTPSGLTVRDVVEFGRYPYRGRWGASDPGGRAAVDRALAMTGVTDLAERGAEHLSGGQLQRVWLAGCLAQDTGVLLLDEPTNHLDLRYQVELLDLVRDLADDHRIAVGAVLHDLDQAAAVADRMVLLDDGRVVGDGRPEDVLRPELLSKAYGIRIDVDDDPLTGRLRTRAIGRHHKRSERLSTSS; from the coding sequence GTGAGAGCCGGAGAGAGCACGCCCACCGCCGCGGGACCCCGCGGGCACGCCCTGTCCGCCGCCGACGTCACCGTGGCGTACGACGGCGTCGACGTCGTCCACGACGCCTCGCTGCGGCTGCGCCCCGGCGAGGTGACGGCCCTCGTCGGGCCCAACGGCAGCGGGAAGTCGACCCTGCTGCGCACCCTCGCCCGGCTGCAACGGCCCCGCAGGGCGCACCTCGTCATCGACGAGGACACCGACGGGTTCGCTCTGTCCACCCGGCACTTCGCCCGCCACGTCGCGCTGCTCACCCAGGGCCGGCCCACGCCCAGCGGGCTGACCGTCCGCGACGTCGTGGAGTTCGGGCGGTACCCGTACCGCGGCCGCTGGGGCGCCTCCGACCCCGGCGGGCGGGCCGCCGTCGACCGGGCGCTGGCGATGACCGGCGTCACCGACCTCGCCGAGCGCGGCGCCGAGCACCTGTCCGGCGGGCAGTTGCAGCGCGTCTGGCTGGCCGGCTGCCTCGCGCAGGACACCGGCGTGCTGCTGCTCGACGAGCCGACCAACCACCTCGACCTGCGCTACCAGGTCGAACTCCTCGACCTCGTACGCGATCTGGCCGACGACCACCGCATCGCGGTGGGCGCCGTCCTGCACGACCTCGACCAGGCGGCGGCCGTGGCCGACCGCATGGTGCTGCTCGACGACGGCCGCGTCGTCGGCGACGGCCGCCCCGAGGACGTCCTGCGGCCCGAACTGCTCAGCAAGGCGTACGGGATCCGCATCGACGTCGACGACGACCCCCTGACGGGCCGGCTGCGCACCCGCGCCATCGGCCGACACCACAAGCGAAGCGAAAGGCTCAGCACTTCCTCATGA
- a CDS encoding DUF2267 domain-containing protein, whose product MSSMPPSADESRSAGGTADGSPRLTPDGLLRDVQRRGRYADLRDAAQAVTTVVEVLGTRLLGDDRTELARVLPPACGPLLAGTAPADHARTPDGFIEAVADREHTGKAAAARDTDAVLGALADAVEPELLRRILDRLPDDHARFFGLGGS is encoded by the coding sequence ATGTCTTCCATGCCCCCGTCCGCCGACGAGTCGCGGAGCGCCGGCGGCACCGCCGACGGCTCCCCGCGGCTGACGCCGGACGGACTGCTGCGCGACGTACAGCGCCGGGGGCGGTACGCGGACCTGCGCGACGCCGCGCAGGCCGTCACCACCGTCGTCGAAGTGCTCGGCACCCGGCTGCTCGGGGACGACAGGACCGAGCTGGCCAGGGTGCTGCCGCCCGCCTGCGGTCCGCTGCTCGCCGGGACCGCGCCGGCCGACCACGCGCGCACCCCCGACGGCTTCATCGAGGCGGTCGCCGACCGCGAGCACACCGGCAAGGCCGCCGCCGCCCGCGACACCGACGCCGTACTCGGCGCCCTCGCCGACGCCGTCGAGCCCGAACTGCTGCGCCGGATCCTCGACAGGCTCCCCGACGACCACGCCCGGTTCTTCGGCCTCGGGGGGTCGTGA
- a CDS encoding PRC-barrel domain-containing protein, with protein MFEAHDIREWRGHPVRGADGGKIGEMEAVYVDTRTDVPSFATVKAGVPGRRRLVFVPLDGASVSPGYVTVAYDKSQVKGAPSIDTDGELAFEQEPAVYSHYELEYEAGAAGERRLARR; from the coding sequence GTGTTCGAGGCACACGACATCCGCGAGTGGCGCGGCCACCCCGTCCGCGGCGCGGACGGCGGCAAGATCGGAGAGATGGAGGCCGTGTACGTCGACACGCGTACCGACGTGCCGTCCTTCGCCACCGTCAAGGCCGGCGTGCCGGGCCGGCGGCGGCTGGTGTTCGTACCGCTGGACGGCGCCTCCGTCAGCCCCGGGTACGTGACGGTCGCGTACGACAAGAGCCAGGTCAAGGGCGCGCCGTCGATCGACACGGACGGCGAGCTGGCGTTCGAGCAGGAGCCTGCGGTCTACAGCCACTACGAGCTGGAGTACGAAGCGGGCGCCGCGGGCGAACGCAGGCTGGCCCGGCGCTGA
- a CDS encoding iron ABC transporter permease: MAVTAPATPKAAPAPPPTVRSRTGAAAVAAGLALLVAALAVVDLTQGTSDVGAAEVVKALTGQADSGDSSVVLASRLPRMVAGLVVGAALAIAGTALQAVSRNVLASPDTLAVNAGSYAALGLAAATGVSLPLLASSGVAFVGGLAAAAVVLGLSGLGTGTVRLVLAGTALTLGLFAVTEAMLLLFPEETEGLYDWQQGSISQSGWDGVLQMLPLAVAGLAGLLLLARRIDALALGDDAARGLGVPVRATRVTAVLLAVLLSAASVTLAGPIGFVGLCAPALVRAVARRFRTYGKSRAGIPLAALLGMALVLGADVLLRALVPADTAVSVPTGVVTSLVGAVFLVVMAARLRDSAGAADTDKLRIRSHRTFVVTTAVLVAALVAVTVTALLLGDTKLLLGDVANWLQGRAGPTTDVVLDTRVPRVLAALLAGAALALSGTLVQAVTRNPLAEPGVLGVTNGAALGAVLLVTTVDIPTSWGLSAAALAGAAVTSVGVFGLAARGGFQQNRLVLVGMGFATASTALISLLIVLTDPFNATMALTWLSGSTYGRTLPDVVPLAVVLAAGLAIAAVRRRELDLVSLDEDTPRLLGLDLGRSRLWLLILSVVLAGTAVSAAGTIGFVGLVAPHAARALVGRQHTRVLPVAVLLGAVLVCTADVIGRSVIAPAQLGAGLMTAVIGTPYFMYLLVRSRGGR, from the coding sequence ATGGCGGTCACCGCCCCGGCCACGCCCAAGGCCGCGCCCGCCCCGCCGCCGACCGTACGGTCCCGGACGGGCGCGGCGGCGGTGGCCGCCGGGCTCGCGCTGCTGGTCGCGGCCCTCGCGGTCGTCGACCTCACCCAGGGCACCTCCGACGTCGGCGCCGCCGAGGTCGTCAAGGCGCTCACCGGGCAGGCGGACTCCGGCGACTCCTCCGTCGTCCTCGCCTCGCGGCTGCCCCGGATGGTCGCGGGCCTGGTGGTCGGCGCGGCGCTGGCGATCGCCGGCACCGCCCTGCAGGCGGTCAGCCGCAACGTGCTGGCCTCGCCGGACACCCTCGCCGTCAACGCCGGTTCGTACGCCGCGCTGGGGCTGGCCGCCGCCACCGGGGTGTCGCTGCCGCTGCTCGCCTCCTCGGGCGTCGCGTTCGTGGGCGGGCTCGCCGCCGCGGCGGTGGTGCTGGGGCTCTCGGGCCTGGGCACGGGCACGGTGCGGCTGGTGCTCGCGGGCACCGCGCTGACGCTCGGGCTGTTCGCGGTCACCGAGGCGATGCTGCTGCTCTTCCCCGAGGAGACGGAGGGCCTCTACGACTGGCAGCAGGGCAGCATCTCCCAGAGTGGCTGGGACGGCGTGCTGCAGATGCTGCCGCTCGCCGTCGCCGGGCTCGCCGGCCTGCTGCTGCTCGCCCGGCGCATCGACGCCCTGGCGCTGGGCGACGACGCCGCCCGCGGGCTCGGCGTGCCGGTGCGCGCCACCCGCGTCACGGCGGTGCTGCTCGCGGTGCTGCTCTCCGCGGCGTCGGTGACGCTCGCCGGGCCGATCGGGTTCGTCGGCCTGTGTGCGCCGGCGCTGGTACGGGCGGTGGCCCGCAGGTTCCGTACGTACGGGAAGTCGCGGGCGGGCATTCCGCTGGCGGCCCTGCTGGGCATGGCGCTGGTGCTCGGCGCGGACGTGCTGCTGCGGGCCCTGGTGCCGGCGGACACGGCGGTCTCCGTGCCGACGGGCGTGGTCACCAGCCTCGTCGGCGCGGTGTTCCTCGTGGTGATGGCCGCCCGGCTGCGGGACAGCGCGGGCGCGGCCGACACCGACAAGCTGCGCATCCGCAGCCACCGGACGTTCGTGGTCACCACGGCGGTGCTGGTGGCCGCGCTGGTGGCCGTCACCGTGACCGCCCTGCTGCTCGGCGACACCAAGCTGCTGCTCGGCGACGTCGCCAACTGGCTGCAGGGCCGGGCGGGTCCGACCACCGACGTGGTCCTCGACACCCGCGTCCCGCGGGTGCTCGCGGCGCTGCTGGCCGGCGCCGCGCTCGCGCTGTCCGGCACGCTGGTGCAGGCCGTGACCCGCAACCCGCTGGCCGAGCCGGGCGTGCTCGGCGTCACCAACGGCGCGGCGCTCGGCGCGGTGCTGCTGGTGACGACGGTGGACATCCCCACCTCGTGGGGGCTGTCCGCCGCGGCGCTGGCCGGCGCGGCAGTCACCTCCGTCGGGGTCTTCGGCCTCGCCGCCCGCGGCGGATTCCAGCAGAACCGGCTGGTGCTCGTCGGCATGGGCTTCGCCACCGCCTCGACGGCGCTGATCAGCCTGCTGATCGTGCTGACCGACCCGTTCAACGCGACGATGGCGTTGACCTGGCTGTCCGGCTCCACGTACGGGCGGACGCTGCCGGACGTCGTGCCGCTGGCCGTCGTCCTGGCCGCCGGGCTGGCGATCGCGGCGGTACGGCGCCGGGAGCTGGACCTCGTCTCGCTGGACGAGGACACGCCGCGGCTGCTGGGCCTGGACCTGGGCCGCAGCCGGCTGTGGCTGCTGATCCTGAGCGTCGTGCTGGCCGGCACGGCGGTCTCCGCGGCGGGCACGATCGGCTTCGTCGGCCTGGTGGCGCCGCACGCCGCCCGGGCGCTGGTGGGCCGGCAGCACACCCGGGTGCTCCCGGTGGCGGTGCTGCTGGGCGCGGTGCTGGTGTGCACGGCGGACGTGATCGGCCGGTCGGTCATCGCCCCGGCGCAGCTCGGCGCGGGCCTGATGACGGCGGTCATCGGCACGCCGTACTTCATGTACCTGCTGGTACGCAGCCGGGGCGGCAGGTAG
- a CDS encoding VanZ family protein, whose product MGTSRRRRDPTTTTSAATDTATATAAEPPPEREAKPADAAPVARWVRWLAMLVAFALMVAFAVVLARLTLEKSAASEPMTHTNLRPGDSIRDYVTQPAFVDTLRQLGGNILLGVPFGLLLPVLVPRARGLLRVGLCTALVMTAVEVVQGTFLTGRAFDIDDVILNTTGAFLGYLFLGRRLGRAVHPPRRRWWQRLFRGPRPAG is encoded by the coding sequence ATGGGGACCTCCCGCAGGCGCCGGGACCCGACCACGACCACCTCCGCCGCCACAGACACAGCCACCGCCACCGCGGCGGAACCGCCCCCGGAACGGGAGGCGAAGCCCGCCGACGCGGCGCCCGTGGCGCGGTGGGTGCGCTGGCTGGCGATGCTGGTGGCGTTCGCCCTGATGGTGGCGTTCGCCGTGGTGCTGGCGCGGCTGACGCTGGAGAAGTCCGCCGCCTCCGAGCCGATGACGCACACGAACCTGCGCCCCGGCGACTCCATCCGCGACTACGTCACCCAGCCGGCGTTCGTCGACACCCTCCGGCAGCTCGGCGGCAACATCCTGCTCGGCGTCCCCTTCGGGCTGCTGCTACCCGTGCTCGTGCCGCGCGCCCGCGGCCTGCTGCGGGTGGGGCTGTGCACCGCCCTGGTGATGACGGCGGTCGAGGTGGTCCAGGGCACGTTCCTCACCGGCCGGGCGTTCGACATCGATGACGTCATCCTGAACACCACCGGGGCATTCCTCGGCTATCTGTTCCTCGGCCGCCGGCTCGGCCGCGCCGTGCACCCACCGCGCCGACGCTGGTGGCAGCGGCTCTTCCGCGGGCCGCGCCCCGCCGGTTGA
- a CDS encoding YihY/virulence factor BrkB family protein, whose product MKRGAHARDEGTEWARYRAALRRTPVALWNDDISDYAAALTYYAILTVLPTLFVTLTVIGLADPSGTEALIAYVTGLAPAGSGTALNDALHDVTRGDSTAWILTVVGVASAVWSACSFLSVFRRALHAMYGTPDSRPVLRRAPAILAMALLLLTLLVSGALTLVVTAPVARALGRPFGLGEQSAAAWEFLRWPFLVFVAALLVLLLFRSGPPESRTVMHAIPGGLLAGALWLLASAGFAFYASYAAWTYSRLYGSLAGVVVFLIWLWFSNLALLAGAQFNALLARAAAPPETARRPRRPAVPAVPR is encoded by the coding sequence ATGAAGCGTGGGGCGCACGCGCGGGACGAGGGTACGGAGTGGGCGCGCTACCGCGCCGCCCTGCGCCGTACCCCCGTGGCCCTCTGGAACGACGACATCAGCGACTACGCCGCCGCCCTCACGTACTACGCCATACTCACCGTCCTGCCCACGCTCTTCGTCACCCTCACCGTCATCGGCCTCGCCGACCCCTCGGGCACCGAAGCCCTCATCGCCTACGTCACCGGGCTGGCCCCCGCCGGCTCCGGCACCGCGCTCAACGACGCGCTCCACGACGTCACCCGCGGGGACTCCACCGCCTGGATCCTCACCGTCGTGGGCGTGGCCAGCGCCGTCTGGTCCGCGTGCAGCTTCCTGTCCGTCTTCCGCCGCGCCCTGCACGCGATGTACGGCACCCCCGACAGCCGGCCCGTGCTGCGCCGCGCGCCGGCGATCCTGGCGATGGCGCTGCTGCTGCTGACGCTGCTGGTGTCCGGCGCGCTCACGCTGGTGGTCACCGCGCCGGTCGCGCGGGCGCTGGGGCGGCCGTTCGGGCTGGGCGAGCAGTCGGCCGCGGCGTGGGAGTTCCTGCGCTGGCCGTTCCTGGTCTTCGTGGCGGCGCTGCTGGTGCTGCTGCTCTTCCGCTCGGGACCGCCCGAGTCGCGGACGGTCATGCACGCGATTCCGGGCGGGCTGCTGGCGGGCGCGCTGTGGCTGCTGGCGTCGGCGGGCTTCGCGTTCTACGCGTCGTACGCGGCGTGGACGTACAGCAGGCTGTACGGGTCGCTGGCGGGGGTCGTCGTCTTCCTGATCTGGCTGTGGTTCTCGAACCTGGCGCTCCTGGCCGGCGCGCAGTTCAACGCGCTGCTGGCCCGCGCGGCGGCCCCGCCGGAGACGGCCCGCCGCCCGCGGCGCCCGGCGGTGCCGGCCGTACCGCGGTGA
- a CDS encoding ATPase, whose translation MNDTAYTEEELAELDRIARQIDIDAPAERVWDLVVRPGWYINEGEVLDEPDVRYEGDVAVVRDANLGEFRFRTVELDKPRYAAFRWLGTPHRNESKNSTLVEFWIDERPGGGVTLRVVESGFSDLFDEPAAWLKERAGNDKGWLEELAAGKAYVEKAAAAAPRP comes from the coding sequence GTGAACGACACCGCGTACACCGAGGAAGAGCTGGCGGAGCTGGACCGGATCGCCCGGCAGATCGACATCGACGCCCCCGCCGAGCGGGTCTGGGACCTGGTCGTACGGCCCGGCTGGTACATCAACGAGGGCGAGGTCCTGGACGAGCCGGACGTGCGCTACGAGGGCGACGTCGCCGTCGTCCGCGACGCGAACCTGGGCGAGTTCCGCTTCCGCACCGTGGAACTCGACAAGCCGCGCTACGCGGCCTTCCGCTGGCTCGGCACCCCGCACCGGAACGAGTCGAAGAACTCGACGCTCGTGGAGTTCTGGATCGACGAGCGCCCCGGCGGCGGCGTGACGCTGCGCGTCGTGGAGAGCGGGTTCTCCGACCTCTTCGACGAGCCGGCGGCGTGGCTGAAGGAGCGCGCGGGCAACGACAAGGGCTGGCTGGAGGAGCTGGCGGCAGGCAAGGCGTACGTCGAGAAGGCCGCCGCCGCGGCGCCCCGGCCGTGA